The nucleotide window TTGTCTAAACTCACCAGCCTGTATCTGGTACAGGTAGATACCAGCACTTACAGGGATGCCAGCATGGTTCTTACCGTCCCATATTGCTTTTTTATAACCTGGTTCTTCCGGTCTGTTGACCAGACTTCTCACCTGTCGACCAAGCATGTCATAGATGACTATTCTGACGTTGCTGGA belongs to Candidatus Neomarinimicrobiota bacterium and includes:
- a CDS encoding T9SS type A sorting domain-containing protein, whose translation is SSNVRIVIYDMLGRQVRSLVNRPEEPGYKKAIWDGKNHAGIPVSAGIYLYQIQAGEFRQYRKMVLIK